In the genome of Kosmotoga arenicorallina S304, the window TTTCAGAGACAAGCTGGGGCTTAATCTCGATGTTGTGCACGCAAAAGAGCGTTTTTTGAGAAAGTTGAAAGGTGTTACAGATCCGGAGGAAAAAAGGAAAATTATAGGCGAGGAATTCATAAGAGTTTTTGAAAAAGAAGCAAAAAGGGTAGGTGGAGAATTTCTGGTTCAGGGAACGATCTATTCAGATGTCATAGAGAGTGCCGCTTCGGGAAAAGAGACTGCAAAGATAAAATCCCATCATAACGTTGGTGGATTGCCGGAAAAGATGAATCTCAAGATTATAGAACCTCTCAGAAATCTCTTCAAGGATGAAGTAAGGAAGCTCGGAGAGTTGCTGGGAATACCTTATGAGATACTTTACAGGCATCCTTTTCCCGGCCCGGGATTGGGGATAAGAATTATAGGTGAGATAACCGAGGAAAAGCTTCAAATCCTGAAAGAAGCTGATTCGATTTTTATTCAGGTTCTTAAAGAAAAGGGCTGGTATGAACGAACATGGCAGGCTTTTGCCGTGCTGTTGAGCTCTAAATCCGTCGGAGTTGTTGGTGATGAAAGGGCTTATGATTACGTTATAGCTCTTAGAGCCGTAAACAGCGTGGAAGGAATGACAGCAGATTGGTCAAAAATCCCTCATGAAATTCTCGATGAGGTTTCAAGAAGGATTTGCAATAGCGTAAAAGGCGCGGGCCGCGTGGTTTATGATATCACTTCAAAACCTCCAGCAACGATCGAGTGGGAATAAGCTGACTTAACTGTCACCGTTCCAGCCAAATTTTTTGAAATCAACTTTCCCATTTTTATTGAACTCGACGCCTTCTCTTTCAAGGAAGAGGCGTTGAGTTTCCATCGCCTCAAACTCTTTCAAACTTATAGTGCCTTTACTGTTAATAACTCTGTGCCATGGAACTTTGTTGTTTTTCAAAGAAGCCAATGCAAAACCCACCATTCTCGGTGTGCATCCCACAATATTCGCTATCTGCCCATAGGAAGCAACTTTGCCAAAAGGGATTTGTTTCACTGTTTCATAAATCTTCTCATGCAGTCCTTTCAAATCCGAAATCATCTCCATTCTTTACAAAAGACGCATCTTCCTGAATTTCCTCGCTGAAATCAAAGTCAATGTAATGCCGAATAATCCCATTATTATAAAGACCACGGAATATCCGAATTTGTCCATTGAATATCCCAATATCGGGAAGAAAAAAGCCATAGAAACACTGAATCCCATATTTATGAAAGAATTTGCTGTTGCACGATATTGCGAATCCAGCTCTTTATTTATATAATAATCCATTAATGGATCAAGAAAATTTTCTACGTTGCTAATTAATAAAAACAATGCAACAGTGATTCCCAGAGGAGCCATACCATAAAAAATCATAGGAATTCCAAGCGAAAAGCCCGTGAATAGAAAAAAATTTCTCCTGCCCATTGCTTCTTCTATTCTCCATGCAGTTTTTGCTATGATTACCCCAAGCAACGCAGAAATCGTAAAAAGCATACTCACCCAGAATGGGCTCAATCCTTTGCTTCCAAGAAAAGTCTGAGAATACATTCTGAATGAAGCTCCTAAAAAGGAGATTCCCACCCAGAACACGAAAATCCATCTCAGAAATGAGACTCCAAATATCTGTTGAGCCCCATTTTTTATCAGCGTAAGGTATCCTCTAAAGTTCTTCTCGCTTTTTTCATAGGGTGGTTCTTCTAAGAAAAGTATCAGAATGAAAAATAAACTTCTGGAAATTATCGCTCCAATATAAACAGCTGCCCAATTAATCCTTGAAAGAAAACCTCCACTTACGTTTGAAAAAAGCTCCCCAAGGACTAACAATGCTAAAAAACTCCCGGCAGCCTTTTTGTAATTGGTTTCAATTCTCAAAGCTTTGTAAGTGTCGTAGATCAGAGCGGTATCTGACCCGGAGACAAAAGTCATTGAAAAGCCAAAAAGAAAAAAGGCAAGAGCAAAATTCCAAAAAGAATGGGCGAAGAGCATAAACGTGTAGGTCACGATAAAAAGTCCCGCACCAATGACCATAGACCGCTTTCTACCTATTAAATCCCCTATTGCCCCTGTGGGAATTTCAAAGGTCAACCCGCTCACATGAAGAATGGCCTCACAAATCCCGATCTCGAGCAAGCTGAGTCCCCTGTATTGCATGTACAACAACCAGAGAACATTATCTACCCTGATTTGCGAGAGAAAATGATATATATAAAATAGCGGGATATTTTTCTTTAAGATCTCTTCATCATTTTGCATACTCAACCTTCAGTATCAGCATAAAGAATGTATTCCCTCTCTGTTTCTTCTAATTTTGCTTTCAACCTTCTTATGCCTGGAATTTCAATAAATCCCCCTATTTTAACAGGTTTTGATTCAGAGAAAAAAACAATTTCGTCAAAACGGAACTCTTTTTCAATTCTTCTAACCCTGTTTTTTCGTTTTACGAAGAGAGGTATTCCGTTAAATTGAGTCCCAAAAATGTGCTCATTGAGTATGTACGGCCCCTTCCAAGTTATGTTCATTGGATCCATACCCATCATTGGAAAAGTCCCCTTCAATACTATTCTGTACCCGCTGGAATTTTCAAATTCAGAAAACTTCCTTTCTATTAATTCGTTGTAATTGCAAATGGCATATTGTGAACTCTTCAGAACATCTTCCGGGATTTCTTCCGGATTAAAACTCTTCTTTGGTACGCTTACCAAATCCTTGAAAAAATCGTATAAATACCTTTCAGAATTCATATATTTTTTTTGCCAACTTTCATCCAACCTGTCAAGAATGAAAGCTATAAACATTCCTGGCGCATAACAACTGAGCCGGAAGTTCTTAAGCTTCAAATTGATCTCAGCCATGTTTCTGCCCCGCAAAGCAATTGAATATTTCAAGGGAATTGATTCATAATCGCTGTACACTTTTGTTTCAATATAAAAAGCGATTCCTTCAATACTTTCTTGGGCGAGTTCATAGTTTAACGCATCACCTATAATGCTTCTTCTGTATTCCCTGAGGCTTATGAATTTTGAAAGCCTTTCACTGAGTTCTTCCATGGAGTCTGAATATAAAGCCTTTATCAACTCCCGCCTTTCGATGGTTCTTATAGCAAGGTTTTCTTTGGTGAAAGGGTATTCTAAAATCTGAAGCTCATTAGCCCAGCGCTTTTCCCCTTTCATCTTTTGATAGCTATGGAATGCCTCATGAAAGATATATGAAAGCAATTTTCCAAAAGAAATGGAAGCGTCTGTGGTTGTTAAATCCCAGATAGCCACCTGATATCCCTCAAGATCTATTGTTGTATTTCCATAAAACCTGTCATCTTTTTCCCCAACGAGGATACTTCCCCGTTTTTTGAATCCATCAAGGATTTTAGGATAACCCGCTAAAAAAACTCTTTCATTGTCATACAAGGCAATTGGAAGTTCAGGAAAATCAAACCAGAATCTTTTTCTGAAGATTTCATCTCTCATAGTATTTTCGAGTTTCTTGAGTGTGGATATTATTTTCTCAGTACCGTTTAAATTCACAAAATTTCCCCCTTCGCATAAATTCACATTTGAATCTCTATGTACTATTTTACAAAATGACCCGGTTTTTCGTTGTTGGTTGTAGGTTGTGCGTAAATCTTGTCCAATCCTTTCAGGGGGTAAATATGTAACGTACAACGAACAACGCACAACATACAACGATTTCCTTGTTTCTCGATTTTCTCGTAACTCAGCCTTTATGAAACGCCTGACCCATACTTATCTTGTGTTACTCAATGGTATTACCAACTCAAAACAGTGCTATAATTGGTGAAATATCGTCAGGATAGTGGAACTGATTTTTCTGGAGGGGATAGCATGACTGAAGTAATTAGCAAAGCATCAAAGGTGAAAGCGGCAGCAAAAAAACTCGCACTTGCAACGACTTCAGAAAAGAATGAAGCTTTAACCGCAATAGCAGATGCCCTCAACGAAAGCAGGCTTGAAATACTCAAAGCAAACGCCGAAGACGTTAAGAATGCAAGAGAAAAAGGCGTAAGGGAATCCCTTGTCGATAGGCTGAAACTCACTGATAAGAGAATTGACAGCATGATCAACGCTTGCCATGAAGTTTCAAAACTCAAGGATCCTGTGGGAGAAGTTATCAATTCCTGGGTTGAGAAAGAATTGAGAGTCGCGCAAATAAGGGTACCATTAGGGGCAATTGGCATGATATATGAGTCAAGACCTAATGTAACGCTTGATGCCACCATTTTGGCATTGAAGGCAGGCAATTCTGTCTTGCTGAGGGGTGGAAGTGATGCAATCAGGTCAAATCTGGCCATTGCTAAAGCAATTAAAGGTGGTCTTAGCAATTCCAGCCTTCCAGAAACTTCTGTGGAGATCATTGAGGATACAGACAGAAAAAACGTTCAAGAAATGCTGAACCTTGACAATTATCTATCTTTGATTATTCCTCGAGGTGGGGCAGGATTGATAAAGTTCGTTGTGGAAAATTCTTCTGTACCCGTTCTCGAAACAGGCGTTGGCAATTGTCACATTTTTGTTGACGAGACCGCTAATATAGAAAAATCAATTGAAATAATCGACAACGCTAAAACCCAGCGCCCTGGTACCTGCAACGCTGTTGAAACTGTTCTTGTACATAAAAACATAGCTCAAAAACTCCTTCCCGCTCTGGCAAGACGGTTAAATTCAAAGGGAGTTGAGATCAGAGGATGTGAAACAACAAGAAAGTTCATTGATGCAAAAGCAGCTTCTGAAGAGGATTGGGCCACTGAATACCTCGATCTCATTCTTGCGATAAAAGTGGTCAATTCTCTTGATGAGGCCATATATCACATCCAAAAATATTCAACAGGACACTCAGAAGCAATACTAACTGAGAATTACAGCAACGCAAGAGCATTCACAACTACAATAGATGCCGCGGCAGTTTATGTGAACGCTTCAACCAGGTTCACAGATGGTGAGCAATTTGGTTTTGGTGGCGAAATCGGGATAAGCACCCAAAAGTTACATGCAAGAGGCCCAGTTGGTTTGAGAGAACTGACCACATACAAATATATCGTATTGGGCAATTATAAGGTGAGGGACTGATTTTGAAGAAGATCGTAGTAAAAGTGGGTAGCAATTTGCTGGTAAAAGGTAATGGAACAATAGACAAGGAATACATGGTAGAGCTTGCGAGAGTTCTCACCGGGTTCTGGCAAAAAGGCAACCGTGTTGTGCTTGTATCTTCTGGGGCAAAAGCAGCGGGCTATGGAGTGGCTCTTCGCACGGACGTTAATCAAGATCTGTATATCAAGCAGGCATTGTGCGCGGTAGGGCAGGTTCAGCTTATGAAACTCTATGAAAGGGTCTTTGACCTCTATGAAATAAAAGTTGCGCAGTTCCTTATAAACCGTGAAGACTTCAGCGATAGGAAAAGATTCCTAAATCTCAGGAATACGCTAATAGGCTTGCTAGAAATGGGCTTTTTGCCAATAGTAAATGAAAATGATACTGTTTCTACAGAAGAAACCAGTTTTGGCGACAATGACGTGCTTGCAGCTATGTTCTCAATTGGATGGAAAAGCGATTATCTATTCCTTCTATCCACAATAGATGGAATAATAGATGAAACCGGAAAGAAAATCGATGAGTACAATTTCGGTACGCGCTTGAAAAGACTTCCAGGAAGCGGTTGGGGAACAGGGGGCATACAAACGAAGATAAGGGCTGCGAGGGCGGCTTCGGCGGTTGGAATAGAAAGCTGTATATGCAATGGGAAAAAGCTTGAAAACTTGGAGAAATTTATAAAAGGCGAAAATATTGGGGCACGTTTCAAAGCGCGTAATACCATCAATTCAAGGAAAGCCTGGATAGGTTTTCTTTCCTCAACTTCGGGAGTGGCAGTGGTAAACAAAGGCGCTGAAATGGCATTAAAAAAATCCAAAAGTCTATTACCTGTTGGTGTTGTTGAAATCAAAGGAGATTTTCATACCGGAGATATTATCGATGTTTTGAGTGACGATGGAAATAGAATTGGAAAGGGTATTTCAAACTTCGACAGCATCGAAATCAGAAAAATTGCCGGGCTGAAGAGCCAAAAAGCAAAAAAGAAGCTTGGCTACGACTGCCCGACTGTTTTCATACATGCAGACAACTTCTGGAAAGAAGACTAAATTCTGAAAGGTCTTCAGGTTAGTTCTTCAAATTTGTCTTTCCCGACACCGCATACAGGGCACACCCAACTTTCTGGTAACTCAGTGAAAGATGTCCCGGGTGCAATTCCCGATTCAGGGTCGCCATTATTAGGATCGTAGATATATCCGCATACCGTACAACGGTATTTTTTTTCGTCTGATGATTCTTTCCTTTTTTCTTTCACATATGTTGGAGCGGTTTTTGGAGACTTTCCGCCTTTGATTTCATGGTAGTAAGCATATGTCATGGGTGCTTTTTCAGAGACTATTTCAGCTTCAACGAATTTCCCAATAATAACAACATGGGTACCAACATCCATTGAATTCACGACTTCTGCTTCAAAATTTGCAACACAGTAATCTTCAAGCAAAGGTACACCGGTTATTCCTGTTTTATGACTTATATCCTTGAATTTGTCTATATCTCGCCCGGATTTAAATCCAAAATGCCCTATGAGTTTCAAAGGGGTATCTTGTGATAATACGGATATTCCAAATACTTTGCTTTCTCGAATTAAGTCATGGGTAAGGTTTTGCTTGTTTACACAAATAGCTACCGTTGGAGGTTCTGCCAGTACCTGAAATACAACGTTAGCTATCTGCCCGTTTTTCTTTTCACCCATTTTTGATGTAATTACGTATAAGCCATATGTTACTTTAAATAACGCTTCCAGATCCATTTTCTCACCTCCTGGATGTACAAATTTTCAATAAACCCATCATGATAATGCCTATTTCTATTCTACATTACACACCTTACAGTTATTCGCACTTTTAAAGCTCAAGACAAAGATGCACATTCATGCGAAAAAACTTGTGATTATTATAAGATCATTTCAAAGGGATTCATTGCTTTCAAAAGTTTCTTTTATTCTTCCGGATTTCATTACATACATTTAACTTCGAATCTATTACTGTTAGAATTTTTAGCAGGATTATAGTTTATAATTTAAATGATTAAATTTTTAAATTTAGAAAGAAGGCAAACAGGTGCGAAAAAGAACCTCACTAATGATTATCTTTATCTTTGTACTGTCCTCCGTTGTGATGTTTTCCTTTCTGCCAAAGTTAAGTTATGGCACCACCGAGGAGCTCACCTTTCGCGAAGGAAATTCAGCAGAAAATCTCCCGGATAAGCTCCTGATAATAGTTAAAACACCTGGTATTTTTGATCCGAAAAATTCCATAGCTCTTTACAACGCGGTGAAGTCATTAAAAGCAATAGAAGGAGTAATAAAGGTTAATTCCATTTTCGATGCTGCCGATGTTAAACTTAAAGGTTTCAATCTTGATGGAAAGCCATATTTCAACGATGGTAGTCCATCGGAAAACGTCGTTGAGATTTTAAACAATCCTCTTTACGTTGACAATCTCATCGATTCTGAAGGAAAGGTCGCTTTCATTATTCTGGATGTTAAGAATGTCGATCTTGAATCAGTAATTAATGTTCTTAAAAACCTTCCAGAGAATTTTTCTTACAACCTTACGGGCACCCCGGTGGTTGATTATGGAATTCAAAAATCCGTGAAACAACTGATTTTCATTTTTCCTCCGGTGCTTTTTTTCCTCATGTGGCTGATATATTTTTTCAGGCTTGGTGATGCCCGTTCTGCTACCCTTCCACCTTTATTTGCTGCCCTTGCAGCTGGATTTACATATTCTATCGCTGCAATTATAGGGATAAAACTCGATATATTGACATCGACTGCAGGACTTTTTGTCATCGTGGTGAGTTCCTCATACGGGCTTCACGTTATTGACAGGTATCTTCTTTTCAGGTCGGAGCAGAGTCATAGCGGTGCTTTAATGCATGCCATAAAAGATGAAGCTCCATCACTCTTCCTGTCAGCACTTACAACTGCGGTAGGATTTTTGACCTTTCTTTTTAGCTCCATGAAAGCTATGAAAGAACTGGGGTTGCTTGTCTCTCTGGGAGTTGGATTTAGTTTTGTATTTTCGCTGGTAGTAATTCCGGCTTTCATATCTCTTATTGATTTTAAGCCCCATCACAAAAGAATGACCATAAAATTCAAGCTGAAAAGCAAAATTGGAGTAAGTATTTCAATTATCATGCTTGTCTTGCTGGCAATTTCGCCCTTTTTTATAAAGAATTTAGAAGTGAATTCAGACCAATTCGGTTTTTTCAAAAAGAAATCTGATCTGGTTCGTTCGGCAGAAGCCAGTAAAAAGGCTTTTGGCTGGGTCGTTCCTTTTTATGTAGAGCTCAAGAAAGATGGTAATTTCACCGCTAAGGATGCGCCTGTTATTGAAAACCTACTCGATGATCTTCATTCAATTAAAAATGTACATGGTACCAGTTCAATAATGGACATTGTTGACAATTTCAATATCCCCCTCCCAATCATGATGATTTTCTCTCGCACTGAACAGGGACAGGAATTTCTGAACGAATTTGTAGAAGGTAAAAATCTGCGCATAATGGTAAAAACACCTATAACAGATGCAGTGGGTGCAGTAGGGCTTAAGACATCTATTGAAGCAATAATGGAAAAATATTCACAGTACTCATATGAAGTGAGTTCGCCCCTTTTGAATTTCGCGGCTTTGAATATGGACACTTCCAAAAATCAGATAATGACTATATTAATGGCTTACGGGGCAATATTTATATTGTTATTGATTGTTTTCCGCAATTTGCGCTATACCCTTATAGCAATAGTTCCAATAATAGGAACTACCATTATGAACTTCGCTTATATGGCGATCTTTGGTTTAAATCTGGATGTGGGAACATCTATTGTTGCAGGAGTACTCATGGGGCTTATAATTGATTACTCAATTCACTTAATGCTCAGATATCGCACTATTGAAAAGGAAAAGGCTAAAGCGATGGCGATACAAAAAGCCATGGATGATATAGGCCCTGTAATTGTAGCCAGTGGGCTTTCTCTTGGCGCAGGGTTTGGTGCCTTATTTTTCACATCGATGAAAATCTACTCCGATTTGGCTTTACTTCTTGTGTTTGGTGTGACTACTGGTGTGGTTATAACGCTGTTCACAGTACCAACTCTTCTCCGCTTAAGCGAGTTTGCAAAAAAATCTCCCTCAATCAGGAGAGGTATCAGAATGAACAAAAAAAGGGCATCAGCAGCAACTGTTGGTATTGACCACGATAATTAGCTGCTTTCTTGTAAAAGCTCGAGCGCTATTCTTGAACGTTCCAGATCGACCGACAAAACTTTTACCTTTACTATTTGTCCCACGGATAGAATTTCAAGAGGGTCTCTTATTTTTCGCCCCATCTTTGAGCGATGTATTAAACCGTCCTGTTTAACGCCAATATCTACAAAAGCGCCAAAGTCTACAACATTTCTCACAGTCCCTTCCAGCATCATCCCCGGTTGCAATTGTTCCATTGTAAGCACATCATCTCTTAACAAAGGCCTGGGGAGTTCGTCTCTTGGGTCCAGGCCGGGCTTTTTTAAGGCCTCTACAACATCTCTTACAGTTATAGGATTGTATCCCGTACTCTTGCAGAAACCATGAACATCGAATTCCTGGAGCTTATTTCTTAGATCTTCTTTGATTTCTGCAAAATTCTCCAGGGTAATGTCGAAACTTTTAAGCACTGCTTTTGCAATTTGGTATGACTCTGGATGTATCGTGGTGCTATCCAGTGGGTTTTCACCATCGAGTATCCTGCAAAAACCCGCTGCCTGCTCGAATGCTTTGGGGCCAATACCCTTAACTTTCAGTAATTCTTCGCGCTTTTTGAAAAGCCCCTTTTCTTCACGGTACTTCACGATATTCTCCGCGCTTTTTTCATTCAAGCCGGATATATACTTCAGAAGATGTTTTGAAGCTGTGTTCAGGTTAACCCCTGCAAAATTCACAGCTGATTCCACTTCTCTGTCAAGAGCCTTTTTTAGCTTTGCTTTGTTTACATCATGCTGGTACATGCCAACACCTATTGCTTCAGGTGGAATTTTTACATACTCGGCAAGGGGATCCTGAATTCTTCTGGCAATAGAAATCGCTCCTCTGGTTGTTACATCTAAATCCGGGAATTCTTCAATAGCCACCTTTGAAGCTGAATATACCGAAGCGCCAGCTTCTGATACTATAAGATATTTACAATCTAATTTGTTCTTCTTGATAGTTTCAGCAACAAAGAGTTCTGTTTCACGTGATGCTGTCCCGTTCCCGATTGCTATTATTTCAACCCCGAGCCTTTCAACAGCCTCAACTACTTTCATTTCTGCCTGTATGGTTTCGTTCTTTGGAGGGGTGGGATAAATAGTATCATAATACTTCACAGAACCATATTTGCCTATCACGGCAATTTTACAGCCTGTTCGATATCCGGGGTCTATTCCCATGACAACCTTTGAGCCCAGCGGAGGTTGCAACAGCAAATTGCGCAGATTTTTCGAAAAAACAGCTATTGCCCTATTTTCTGCCATTTCTTTTAGTTCGTTTCTTATTTCCCTTTCGATAGATGGTAAGAGAAGACGCTTAAGGGAATCTTTAGCTGCTTCTATCAACTCAGCATAGTACGCGAGTTTATTATCATAATTCATCATTTTCACCACAATGGGCAAAAGGTCATCAGTTGTTTCAATACTAATCTTTATAGCCTTTTCACGCTCACCGCGAAACAAAGCCAGTATTCTGTGGGGAACAAGCTGGGAAATGGGCTGGCTGAAATCATAGTAATCTCTGTAAATTCCCTTTGGATCTTCAGCTTCTCCCCGTTCTGAACGGAGTTTTCCGCTTTTCCTGATTACTTCTCTTAATTTACCTCTCAATGGGAGATTGATGGCTATCTCTTCAGCAATTATGTCCTTTGCCCCATTTATGGCATCATCGATACTATTCACACCTTTTTCTTTGTCGATAAAAGTAGAAATGAGTTCGTCATTTTGTGAAAAGCTGCTCTTCAGTAATTCCGCAAGTGGCGTTAATCCCTTTTCCCTGGCGAGATCGGCTCTGGTTTTCTTTTTGGTTTTATAAGGAGCGTATAAATCTTCAAGCTCCTGAAGAGTTGAAGCCCCTAAAAAGGCTTTCTTTAATTCCTGTGTCAACTTTCCTCGCTCTTCGACAATCCTGATAATCTCCTGTTTTCTTTCATGAAGCTTTTTGAAATGTTCCAGCAGATCTGATATTTCCCTTATCTGAATTTCGTCGAGTTCACCTGTTTTCTCTTTACGATAGCGTGCGATAAATGGAATTGTTTTACCGTCTTCAAGGAGCTCAATGGCATTTTTCACTTTCCACTGTGGGAGTTTCAATTTATCAGCTATTTCGCGAGAAAAATCCATTTTATCGTTCACAAGATAACCTCCTGAATAGTTTTCAAAACTTCAATAGGGAATTTTCCCAAAGCCGTTTCATCTGAAAGGACAATCCCCTTGTAACCATGCTCAACCAGATCCACAAGGTGGCAGATTTCGCTTCTTGTTGGCACGGGATGTTCTACCATATGCTCTAAAACGCCACCTGCCATTAGTACAGGAATCTGGAACTCAGGAATTAGCTTATTGAAATCCCTGTAATACT includes:
- a CDS encoding efflux RND transporter permease subunit; protein product: MRKRTSLMIIFIFVLSSVVMFSFLPKLSYGTTEELTFREGNSAENLPDKLLIIVKTPGIFDPKNSIALYNAVKSLKAIEGVIKVNSIFDAADVKLKGFNLDGKPYFNDGSPSENVVEILNNPLYVDNLIDSEGKVAFIILDVKNVDLESVINVLKNLPENFSYNLTGTPVVDYGIQKSVKQLIFIFPPVLFFLMWLIYFFRLGDARSATLPPLFAALAAGFTYSIAAIIGIKLDILTSTAGLFVIVVSSSYGLHVIDRYLLFRSEQSHSGALMHAIKDEAPSLFLSALTTAVGFLTFLFSSMKAMKELGLLVSLGVGFSFVFSLVVIPAFISLIDFKPHHKRMTIKFKLKSKIGVSISIIMLVLLAISPFFIKNLEVNSDQFGFFKKKSDLVRSAEASKKAFGWVVPFYVELKKDGNFTAKDAPVIENLLDDLHSIKNVHGTSSIMDIVDNFNIPLPIMMIFSRTEQGQEFLNEFVEGKNLRIMVKTPITDAVGAVGLKTSIEAIMEKYSQYSYEVSSPLLNFAALNMDTSKNQIMTILMAYGAIFILLLIVFRNLRYTLIAIVPIIGTTIMNFAYMAIFGLNLDVGTSIVAGVLMGLIIDYSIHLMLRYRTIEKEKAKAMAIQKAMDDIGPVIVASGLSLGAGFGALFFTSMKIYSDLALLLVFGVTTGVVITLFTVPTLLRLSEFAKKSPSIRRGIRMNKKRASAATVGIDHDN
- a CDS encoding Tex family protein translates to MDFSREIADKLKLPQWKVKNAIELLEDGKTIPFIARYRKEKTGELDEIQIREISDLLEHFKKLHERKQEIIRIVEERGKLTQELKKAFLGASTLQELEDLYAPYKTKKKTRADLAREKGLTPLAELLKSSFSQNDELISTFIDKEKGVNSIDDAINGAKDIIAEEIAINLPLRGKLREVIRKSGKLRSERGEAEDPKGIYRDYYDFSQPISQLVPHRILALFRGEREKAIKISIETTDDLLPIVVKMMNYDNKLAYYAELIEAAKDSLKRLLLPSIEREIRNELKEMAENRAIAVFSKNLRNLLLQPPLGSKVVMGIDPGYRTGCKIAVIGKYGSVKYYDTIYPTPPKNETIQAEMKVVEAVERLGVEIIAIGNGTASRETELFVAETIKKNKLDCKYLIVSEAGASVYSASKVAIEEFPDLDVTTRGAISIARRIQDPLAEYVKIPPEAIGVGMYQHDVNKAKLKKALDREVESAVNFAGVNLNTASKHLLKYISGLNEKSAENIVKYREEKGLFKKREELLKVKGIGPKAFEQAAGFCRILDGENPLDSTTIHPESYQIAKAVLKSFDITLENFAEIKEDLRNKLQEFDVHGFCKSTGYNPITVRDVVEALKKPGLDPRDELPRPLLRDDVLTMEQLQPGMMLEGTVRNVVDFGAFVDIGVKQDGLIHRSKMGRKIRDPLEILSVGQIVKVKVLSVDLERSRIALELLQESS
- the proB gene encoding glutamate 5-kinase → MKKIVVKVGSNLLVKGNGTIDKEYMVELARVLTGFWQKGNRVVLVSSGAKAAGYGVALRTDVNQDLYIKQALCAVGQVQLMKLYERVFDLYEIKVAQFLINREDFSDRKRFLNLRNTLIGLLEMGFLPIVNENDTVSTEETSFGDNDVLAAMFSIGWKSDYLFLLSTIDGIIDETGKKIDEYNFGTRLKRLPGSGWGTGGIQTKIRAARAASAVGIESCICNGKKLENLEKFIKGENIGARFKARNTINSRKAWIGFLSSTSGVAVVNKGAEMALKKSKSLLPVGVVEIKGDFHTGDIIDVLSDDGNRIGKGISNFDSIEIRKIAGLKSQKAKKKLGYDCPTVFIHADNFWKED
- a CDS encoding MFS transporter yields the protein MQNDEEILKKNIPLFYIYHFLSQIRVDNVLWLLYMQYRGLSLLEIGICEAILHVSGLTFEIPTGAIGDLIGRKRSMVIGAGLFIVTYTFMLFAHSFWNFALAFFLFGFSMTFVSGSDTALIYDTYKALRIETNYKKAAGSFLALLVLGELFSNVSGGFLSRINWAAVYIGAIISRSLFFILILFLEEPPYEKSEKNFRGYLTLIKNGAQQIFGVSFLRWIFVFWVGISFLGASFRMYSQTFLGSKGLSPFWVSMLFTISALLGVIIAKTAWRIEEAMGRRNFFLFTGFSLGIPMIFYGMAPLGITVALFLLISNVENFLDPLMDYYINKELDSQYRATANSFINMGFSVSMAFFFPILGYSMDKFGYSVVFIIMGLFGITLTLISARKFRKMRLL
- the rd gene encoding rubredoxin; translated protein: MDLEALFKVTYGLYVITSKMGEKKNGQIANVVFQVLAEPPTVAICVNKQNLTHDLIRESKVFGISVLSQDTPLKLIGHFGFKSGRDIDKFKDISHKTGITGVPLLEDYCVANFEAEVVNSMDVGTHVVIIGKFVEAEIVSEKAPMTYAYYHEIKGGKSPKTAPTYVKEKRKESSDEKKYRCTVCGYIYDPNNGDPESGIAPGTSFTELPESWVCPVCGVGKDKFEELT
- a CDS encoding glutamate-5-semialdehyde dehydrogenase, yielding MTEVISKASKVKAAAKKLALATTSEKNEALTAIADALNESRLEILKANAEDVKNAREKGVRESLVDRLKLTDKRIDSMINACHEVSKLKDPVGEVINSWVEKELRVAQIRVPLGAIGMIYESRPNVTLDATILALKAGNSVLLRGGSDAIRSNLAIAKAIKGGLSNSSLPETSVEIIEDTDRKNVQEMLNLDNYLSLIIPRGGAGLIKFVVENSSVPVLETGVGNCHIFVDETANIEKSIEIIDNAKTQRPGTCNAVETVLVHKNIAQKLLPALARRLNSKGVEIRGCETTRKFIDAKAASEEDWATEYLDLILAIKVVNSLDEAIYHIQKYSTGHSEAILTENYSNARAFTTTIDAAAVYVNASTRFTDGEQFGFGGEIGISTQKLHARGPVGLRELTTYKYIVLGNYKVRD
- a CDS encoding MGMT family protein, producing the protein MKGLHEKIYETVKQIPFGKVASYGQIANIVGCTPRMVGFALASLKNNKVPWHRVINSKGTISLKEFEAMETQRLFLEREGVEFNKNGKVDFKKFGWNGDS